From Chloroflexota bacterium, a single genomic window includes:
- a CDS encoding DNA recombination protein RmuC, whose protein sequence is MEFMVVGIIVGLIVGGVASWLVRSASATSEAAALVAEHKESVSSITAEHREEVAELQGRLQQVDDTQSIVDAAKEQLNTEFQAAASRALQNNNEQFLQLAQADMGKTMESAKSEFNQRHQQFQELVKPLAENYGKLNPQIESLTSEVRTITTETARLAGALTDNQAVGNWGEIQLRRVVEIAGMTAYCEFQEQVTTNDGKPDMVITLPERRSVVVDAKASTAAFLEARQSDDEGAAGAALTKHASALKKQVDSLAGKNYGNQVEGSLNFVVMFVPGDQFLAAALRADPNLVEHAMSKQIAIATPASLIAMLWAIQNGWQQLRFAENAQEIKEAGEEMHNRMLTFISRYQDVGRDLNRVVNRFNDSVGSFDRRIIPQGRKFSQLVVGDEDAYRIPERVENPVRFSRYATQSDQESAAG, encoded by the coding sequence ATGGAATTCATGGTTGTCGGCATAATCGTGGGATTGATTGTCGGCGGTGTTGCTAGTTGGCTCGTGCGGAGCGCAAGCGCCACGAGCGAAGCCGCGGCATTGGTTGCCGAGCACAAGGAATCGGTGAGCAGCATCACTGCCGAGCACCGAGAAGAAGTGGCGGAATTGCAAGGCAGATTGCAGCAAGTCGATGACACGCAATCAATTGTCGATGCTGCCAAAGAGCAACTCAACACCGAGTTCCAAGCTGCAGCAAGCCGTGCGCTGCAGAACAACAATGAACAATTTCTCCAATTGGCGCAGGCGGATATGGGAAAAACTATGGAATCTGCCAAGAGCGAGTTCAACCAAAGGCATCAACAATTCCAAGAGTTGGTGAAGCCGTTAGCCGAAAACTATGGCAAACTGAACCCGCAGATTGAATCGCTGACTTCGGAAGTCCGAACAATAACGACGGAAACCGCGCGCCTAGCAGGTGCGCTTACGGACAATCAGGCTGTGGGGAATTGGGGCGAAATACAACTCCGACGCGTCGTTGAGATTGCCGGCATGACTGCGTACTGCGAATTTCAAGAGCAAGTTACGACTAACGACGGCAAGCCGGATATGGTCATAACGCTGCCTGAACGCCGGTCAGTTGTCGTAGATGCCAAAGCGTCCACTGCGGCATTCCTGGAGGCTAGGCAATCGGACGACGAAGGCGCGGCGGGCGCGGCATTGACAAAGCACGCCAGCGCGCTGAAGAAGCAAGTGGATAGTTTGGCGGGCAAGAATTACGGCAATCAGGTCGAAGGATCATTGAACTTTGTGGTGATGTTCGTACCAGGCGACCAATTTCTGGCTGCAGCGCTAAGGGCAGACCCGAATTTGGTGGAACATGCGATGAGCAAACAGATCGCCATTGCTACGCCCGCATCGCTTATAGCCATGCTGTGGGCAATTCAGAACGGCTGGCAGCAGCTCAGATTCGCCGAGAACGCCCAAGAAATCAAAGAAGCCGGCGAAGAAATGCACAACAGAATGCTGACATTTATCAGCCGTTATCAAGATGTTGGTAGGGACTTGAACAGAGTTGTCAATAGATTCAATGACTCGGTTGGTTCATTCGATCGTCGTATTATCCCACAGGGAAGGAAGTTCTCCCAGCTGGTAGTCGGGGATGAAGACGCGTACAGGATTCCTGAAAGAGTCGAAAATCCTGTACGCTTCTCTCGGTATGCTACTCAAAGCGATCAAGAGTCGGCAGCCGGTTAA
- a CDS encoding mandelate racemase/muconate lactonizing enzyme family protein — translation MKVTAIDTFAVKSLTRPWLYCAVRTDEGITGYSEFGVGDLAKGLAGLVEDLSLHIIGKDPRSVEQHYTNMVRSSRSSYGGATWMAIAGIELALWDVKSKAMGVPVHELVGGPTRTEQKVYWSHLISYQSSNYKALGREPIRNYDDIKSLVRQALDAGYDTMKTNIQIPGDPFRTISQGTTGPHDQVMERALRKAAVDQIAAMREEAGPDASICLDVNVNFKAEAQIRLAQALEPYDLMWMEIDNLDADSLRMVKDATRTPICSGEQKLGPLNYLELLQNRSMDFMKLDVQWQGFIPARRAANMAELFDINVAPHNYNSHLSNFQTMNLCASVNNVRISESDPVQAPWREELFTVLPEVNNGMMKIPTAPGWGTDLREDVAKKYAWTG, via the coding sequence TTGAAAGTTACCGCTATCGACACATTTGCAGTGAAGTCGCTGACTCGCCCATGGCTGTACTGCGCCGTCCGCACGGACGAAGGCATCACCGGCTACTCCGAGTTTGGCGTGGGCGACCTTGCCAAAGGCTTGGCAGGGCTTGTCGAAGACCTATCGCTCCACATAATTGGCAAAGACCCGCGCAGCGTGGAGCAGCATTACACGAATATGGTGCGCTCGTCGCGCTCGTCATACGGCGGCGCGACATGGATGGCAATCGCTGGAATCGAGCTCGCTCTCTGGGATGTGAAGAGCAAGGCGATGGGCGTTCCTGTGCACGAACTCGTCGGCGGACCGACACGCACCGAGCAGAAGGTCTATTGGTCGCACCTGATTAGCTACCAGTCCAGCAACTACAAAGCGCTGGGCAGGGAGCCGATCCGCAACTATGACGACATCAAGTCGCTCGTCCGCCAGGCGCTGGATGCCGGCTATGACACGATGAAGACGAACATCCAGATTCCCGGCGACCCGTTCCGCACGATAAGCCAAGGCACGACAGGACCGCACGACCAGGTAATGGAGCGCGCGCTTCGCAAGGCTGCCGTAGATCAGATAGCGGCGATGCGCGAAGAGGCGGGACCGGATGCCAGCATCTGCCTAGACGTCAATGTGAACTTCAAAGCGGAGGCGCAGATACGGCTGGCTCAGGCGCTTGAGCCGTACGACCTGATGTGGATGGAAATCGACAACCTCGACGCTGATAGTCTCCGTATGGTCAAGGACGCCACGCGCACGCCGATATGCTCCGGCGAGCAGAAGCTTGGTCCGCTGAACTATCTCGAACTCTTGCAGAACCGCTCCATGGATTTCATGAAACTCGATGTGCAGTGGCAGGGCTTCATCCCCGCGCGCCGCGCCGCGAACATGGCGGAGCTGTTCGACATAAATGTCGCGCCACACAACTACAACAGCCATCTGTCGAACTTCCAGACGATGAACCTATGCGCCTCCGTGAACAACGTGCGCATAAGCGAGAGCGACCCGGTGCAGGCGCCATGGCGCGAGGAGCTGTTCACCGTCCTGCCCGAAGTCAACAACGGCATGATGAAAATACCCACAGCCCCCGGCTGGGGCACCGACCTCCGTGAGGATGTGGCGAAGAAGTACGCATGGACGGGGTAA
- a CDS encoding dihydrodipicolinate synthase family protein — MADKEIKGVIVPILTPLKSDESVDVPSLRRLVNYLIDNGVHGIWVSGTTGEFANLSDKERLVSMDAVVDEVNGRVPIIGNVSGASTQLSINMALEVQEMGMDGVAVTPPYYYPNAQDEILDHYRHISARVGTPLWVYNIPQTVKSAVAPGTIATLAGEGAVVGVKDSSGAGELLAELNVLCQQGDISLLRFLGTAFRITTAGSVGVQGVIPGIANLIPAAASAGWEAGEVGDTEGVRKSNATIMAAGKISRLAQGGGANAASFAGMKSALKHMGVIDDDTVSRPLRPLTAEEKQGIPAILEELELA; from the coding sequence ATGGCAGACAAAGAAATCAAAGGCGTAATTGTTCCCATACTCACGCCGCTGAAGTCCGACGAGAGCGTGGATGTACCATCGCTGCGCCGCTTGGTGAACTACCTGATAGACAACGGCGTGCACGGAATATGGGTGTCCGGCACGACCGGCGAATTCGCGAACCTGTCGGACAAAGAGCGCCTAGTCAGCATGGATGCCGTTGTCGATGAAGTGAACGGGCGAGTGCCGATTATCGGTAATGTGTCCGGCGCTAGCACGCAGCTCTCCATCAACATGGCGCTTGAAGTGCAGGAAATGGGTATGGACGGAGTCGCCGTTACTCCTCCGTACTACTATCCCAACGCGCAGGACGAAATTCTCGACCATTATCGGCACATCAGCGCGCGCGTCGGCACGCCACTCTGGGTGTACAACATACCGCAGACGGTCAAGTCCGCCGTCGCGCCCGGCACGATAGCCACGCTCGCAGGCGAAGGCGCGGTCGTCGGCGTCAAGGACAGCTCCGGCGCAGGCGAATTGCTAGCCGAGCTTAATGTGCTCTGTCAGCAGGGCGACATATCACTGCTGCGCTTCCTCGGCACGGCATTCCGCATCACGACTGCTGGCTCGGTCGGCGTGCAAGGTGTCATCCCCGGCATCGCGAACTTGATACCCGCCGCGGCGTCTGCAGGCTGGGAAGCGGGCGAGGTAGGCGACACCGAAGGAGTACGCAAGAGCAACGCGACCATCATGGCCGCTGGCAAGATTTCCCGCTTGGCGCAAGGCGGCGGCGCAAATGCTGCAAGCTTCGCAGGCATGAAGTCGGCGCTCAAGCACATGGGCGTCATCGACGACGACACCGTATCCCGCCCACTGCGCCCGCTAACCGCCGAAGAGAAGCAAGGCATCCCCGCCATTCTCGAAGAACTGGAACTGGCGTGA
- a CDS encoding alpha/beta hydrolase, giving the protein MKQPTSHKISARGITLRYVDWGGDGPAMLLLHGDMRTSRSWDAVARRLVDEYRIIALDMRGHGGSDWTPRGYRFAERVDDLAAFCDALDLRGVFGVAHSTGGVVMSLCAQKRPGMFSQLVLMEPMVVVDERFHKMVAGREHAERSTWQSREDLHGYLSKHRAASSWHPEVLDDVVAHEAYRRDDGLIDMKWSSYTFNWLDRDGDNVDLKPVFAELGLPILFIRSSGHSTRIKELNEVQDGIPDFHRLIIENTGHNMYMERPDAIAHSIREFAAGHDLPQSI; this is encoded by the coding sequence TTGAAACAGCCGACAAGCCACAAAATCAGCGCGCGCGGCATTACACTTCGCTATGTTGACTGGGGCGGCGACGGTCCTGCGATGCTGCTGCTACACGGCGACATGCGCACGAGCCGCAGCTGGGACGCGGTGGCACGCAGGCTCGTGGACGAGTACCGCATCATTGCGTTGGACATGCGCGGACACGGCGGCAGTGATTGGACGCCACGCGGCTACCGGTTCGCTGAGCGCGTGGACGACCTCGCCGCATTCTGCGATGCGTTGGACTTGCGCGGCGTATTTGGCGTGGCTCACTCCACGGGGGGCGTGGTCATGTCGCTTTGCGCGCAGAAGCGTCCAGGCATGTTCTCGCAGCTCGTGCTGATGGAGCCTATGGTCGTGGTTGACGAGCGCTTTCACAAGATGGTAGCGGGCAGAGAACACGCAGAACGCAGCACTTGGCAAAGCCGCGAAGATCTACACGGTTATTTGAGCAAGCACCGGGCAGCATCAAGCTGGCATCCCGAAGTGTTAGACGATGTGGTGGCGCACGAAGCATACCGGCGCGACGACGGCTTGATAGACATGAAATGGTCGTCGTACACATTCAACTGGCTCGACCGTGACGGTGACAATGTCGACCTAAAGCCCGTGTTCGCCGAACTTGGTTTGCCCATCCTGTTCATCCGCAGCAGCGGGCATAGCACGCGCATCAAGGAACTCAACGAGGTGCAGGACGGCATCCCCGATTTCCACCGACTGATCATCGAAAACACCGGGCACAATATGTATATGGAACGGCCGGACGCGATTGCACATTCGATACGCGAATTCGCCGCCGGACACGATTTGCCGCAATCCATCTGA
- a CDS encoding MoaD/ThiS family protein yields MATVFVPSLMQSLTDGKTRVQIPGATVRQIINNLESEYPGFKARLVEDDRVKPNISVAVDGEVTPLGMLEKVNEDSEVHFLPAIGGGA; encoded by the coding sequence ATGGCGACAGTATTCGTTCCTTCTCTGATGCAGAGCCTCACGGACGGCAAGACGCGAGTGCAGATTCCGGGCGCGACAGTTCGACAGATCATCAACAATCTGGAGAGCGAGTACCCGGGGTTCAAGGCGCGGCTGGTCGAAGACGATCGCGTCAAGCCGAACATATCTGTAGCGGTTGACGGCGAGGTTACGCCCTTGGGCATGCTGGAAAAGGTGAATGAAGACAGCGAGGTGCATTTTTTGCCCGCCATCGGTGGCGGCGCATAG
- a CDS encoding (2Fe-2S)-binding protein: MPGKTYVQTRINGEPVDFLAEPRQSLLECLRDVIGLTGSKEGCNDGNCGACTVEMDGRIVTPCLVLGVEAEGSDITTIEGIADGSELHPVQQAFLENAALQCGICTPGFIVATKALLDHNPDPTEHEIRFWLANNLCRCTGYDKIVRAVQDAASRMQEASA; the protein is encoded by the coding sequence ATGCCCGGAAAGACTTATGTTCAGACCAGAATCAACGGCGAACCCGTGGACTTCCTCGCGGAGCCGCGTCAGAGCCTGCTCGAGTGCCTGCGTGATGTCATAGGCCTGACCGGTTCTAAGGAAGGCTGCAACGACGGCAACTGCGGCGCCTGCACCGTCGAGATGGATGGCAGAATTGTCACACCCTGCCTCGTGCTCGGCGTCGAAGCCGAGGGCAGCGACATTACCACCATCGAAGGCATCGCTGACGGCAGCGAGCTCCACCCCGTACAGCAGGCGTTCCTGGAGAACGCGGCATTGCAGTGCGGTATCTGCACGCCCGGCTTCATAGTAGCGACGAAAGCGCTGCTTGATCACAACCCCGACCCGACCGAACACGAGATACGCTTCTGGCTGGCGAACAATCTCTGCCGCTGCACCGGCTACGACAAGATTGTGCGCGCAGTCCAGGACGCGGCGAGCCGAATGCAGGAGGCGAGCGCATGA
- a CDS encoding xanthine dehydrogenase family protein molybdopterin-binding subunit: protein MTTTTDYERNMILSSQEYNVVGTRPIRHDGADKVTGRALYGADFDTAGLLHGKVLRSPHAHANIVSIDTSAAEALPGVHAVVTFDDFPQVTDDTVDFGEEVTTLHDLQSNILARHKALYKGHAIAAVAASNPHIAEEAVKLIKVDYEVLPSVMTAPEAMADDAPILHESMRTNELGATVDDKPSNVAQHFQHVKGDIDAGFGEADVIVEREFNTVTVHQGYIEPHAASAFWNTDGRLHIWCSTQGAFPARDATAQVLMLPVSQVRVTPMEIGGGFGGKIPVYLEPVAAMLSKKSGRAVKLVMSRADVFEASGPTCGSNMKVKIGAKHDGTITAMQSYLAFEAGAYAGSPVGAGAQCVFAAYDVENAVIDGYDVVVNKPKTAAYRAPGAPNAAFACEQAVDELAIKLGMDPIDLRLKNASVEGTRRPDGTVFPRIGCVEVLEAMKNHPHYSAPLGENQGRGVAVGYWFNVGFESAVNIAVNADGTITLVEGSTDIGGSRASIAMQAAEVLGIPAESVRPSVVDTDSVGFTAVTGGSRTTYATGWAAYDAAMDVKQKMIERAATIWDVDADSIEMKDGVLQSASDPELNMSFSDLAAQMGGTGGPIVGTASRNAGGMGVGGGSFAGNIVDVEVDPATGKTEVTRFTVVQDAGKAIHPSYVEGQMQGGSVQGIGWALNEEYYMTDDGTMANSTLLDYRMPTSLDLPMIDTVIVEVPSDHPFGVRGVGEANIVPPTPAIANAVHSATGIRMERLPMSPVAIMEETWKQS, encoded by the coding sequence ATGACGACTACGACCGACTACGAGAGAAATATGATCCTCTCCAGCCAGGAATACAATGTGGTCGGTACTCGACCCATTCGACACGACGGCGCGGATAAGGTGACGGGTCGCGCGCTCTACGGAGCGGACTTTGACACGGCCGGTCTGCTGCACGGCAAGGTGCTGCGAAGCCCCCATGCACACGCGAACATCGTGTCCATCGATACCAGCGCGGCGGAAGCGCTGCCCGGCGTTCATGCCGTGGTTACCTTCGACGACTTCCCGCAGGTGACGGACGACACCGTTGACTTCGGCGAAGAAGTTACGACGCTCCACGACTTGCAGTCCAACATACTCGCCCGGCATAAGGCGCTGTATAAGGGACACGCAATCGCGGCGGTTGCGGCATCCAACCCGCACATCGCCGAAGAAGCGGTAAAACTCATCAAGGTCGATTACGAAGTGCTGCCGTCCGTGATGACCGCGCCGGAAGCCATGGCAGACGACGCGCCCATCCTTCACGAAAGCATGCGCACGAACGAACTCGGCGCCACCGTTGACGACAAGCCGAGCAATGTCGCGCAGCACTTCCAGCATGTCAAGGGCGACATCGATGCAGGCTTTGGCGAAGCCGATGTCATCGTGGAACGTGAATTCAACACCGTAACGGTTCACCAGGGCTACATCGAGCCGCACGCGGCATCCGCGTTCTGGAACACCGACGGCAGGCTGCATATCTGGTGCAGCACGCAGGGCGCATTCCCTGCGCGCGACGCCACGGCACAGGTGCTTATGCTGCCCGTGTCGCAGGTGCGCGTAACACCGATGGAAATCGGCGGCGGCTTCGGCGGCAAGATTCCCGTTTACCTAGAGCCGGTCGCCGCGATGCTCTCTAAGAAGAGCGGCAGGGCGGTCAAGCTCGTTATGAGCCGCGCGGATGTGTTTGAGGCATCCGGTCCCACCTGTGGCTCCAACATGAAGGTGAAGATTGGCGCAAAGCACGACGGTACGATTACCGCGATGCAGTCCTACCTCGCATTCGAGGCGGGCGCATACGCCGGCTCGCCCGTTGGCGCAGGCGCGCAGTGCGTTTTCGCCGCATACGATGTCGAAAACGCCGTTATCGACGGCTACGATGTCGTGGTCAACAAGCCGAAGACCGCGGCATACCGAGCGCCCGGTGCGCCAAACGCCGCATTCGCTTGTGAGCAAGCCGTCGACGAGTTGGCTATTAAGCTCGGTATGGACCCGATAGACCTCCGCCTGAAGAACGCGTCCGTGGAAGGCACGCGCAGGCCCGACGGCACGGTCTTCCCGCGCATCGGCTGCGTGGAAGTGCTGGAAGCGATGAAGAATCACCCGCACTACAGCGCGCCGCTTGGCGAGAATCAGGGTCGCGGCGTTGCCGTTGGCTACTGGTTCAATGTCGGCTTTGAGTCCGCGGTGAACATCGCGGTCAACGCGGACGGCACGATTACGCTGGTCGAAGGTTCGACCGACATCGGCGGCAGCCGCGCGTCCATCGCGATGCAGGCGGCTGAAGTACTAGGCATCCCCGCAGAGAGCGTTCGCCCGTCCGTCGTGGACACCGACTCCGTTGGCTTCACTGCCGTAACGGGTGGCAGTCGTACAACATACGCCACGGGTTGGGCAGCATACGACGCGGCCATGGATGTCAAGCAGAAGATGATCGAGCGTGCCGCGACTATCTGGGATGTGGACGCTGATTCCATCGAAATGAAGGACGGCGTGTTGCAGTCTGCCAGCGATCCTGAACTCAATATGAGCTTCAGCGACCTCGCCGCTCAGATGGGCGGCACAGGCGGTCCGATCGTTGGCACGGCAAGCCGCAATGCAGGCGGCATGGGCGTTGGCGGCGGCTCGTTCGCCGGCAACATCGTGGATGTCGAGGTGGACCCGGCAACCGGCAAGACCGAAGTTACGCGCTTCACCGTCGTGCAGGACGCCGGCAAGGCTATCCACCCGAGCTATGTCGAAGGGCAGATGCAGGGCGGCAGCGTGCAGGGCATCGGCTGGGCGCTCAACGAAGAGTATTACATGACCGACGATGGCACTATGGCGAATTCCACGCTGCTGGACTATCGCATGCCCACCTCGCTTGACCTGCCGATGATCGACACGGTCATAGTGGAAGTGCCGAGCGACCATCCCTTCGGCGTGCGCGGCGTGGGCGAAGCGAACATCGTGCCGCCTACCCCGGCTATCGCCAACGCTGTCCACAGCGCCACCGGCATTCGCATGGAAAGGCTGCCGATGAGCCCGGTCGCGATTATGGAAGAGACTTGGAAGCAGAGCTAG